A DNA window from Thermosynechococcaceae cyanobacterium Okahandja contains the following coding sequences:
- a CDS encoding response regulator transcription factor — MLRILIVEDDPMMQLGLEQSLAEHFTVVGFAEDGYRGVALAQQLQPDVVVMDIGLPGLDGIAATQRIKQEFPNIHVVMLTSHQSPVEAVAALSSGADAYCIKGVAVDRLVTAIAAACEGATYLDPQIARHVIQHLRPPHPQLAHSLSQRELDVLRLLVEGYSNPEIAGKLFLSPNTIKTHVRGILNKLAVDDRVQAAVVALRNGLV, encoded by the coding sequence GTGCTGCGGATTCTAATTGTGGAAGATGACCCGATGATGCAGTTGGGGCTAGAGCAATCCCTAGCAGAGCACTTTACGGTGGTGGGCTTTGCGGAAGATGGCTACCGCGGTGTGGCGCTGGCTCAACAACTGCAACCGGATGTGGTGGTCATGGACATTGGTCTTCCGGGGTTAGATGGGATTGCTGCCACCCAACGGATTAAGCAGGAGTTCCCCAATATTCACGTGGTGATGCTCACCTCACACCAGTCGCCGGTGGAAGCGGTTGCGGCGCTTTCGAGTGGCGCTGATGCCTACTGTATTAAGGGGGTTGCGGTGGATCGCTTAGTGACGGCGATCGCTGCCGCCTGTGAGGGTGCCACCTACCTCGACCCCCAAATTGCCCGCCATGTGATTCAGCACCTGCGCCCCCCCCATCCTCAGTTGGCCCATTCCCTATCCCAGCGGGAACTGGATGTGCTGCGGTTACTGGTGGAGGGCTACAGCAATCCTGAAATTGCCGGGAAGCTGTTTCTGAGTCCCAATACAATTAAAACCCATGTGCGGGGCATCTTAAATAAATTGGCCGTGGACGATCGCGTCCAGGCGGCGGTTGTTGCGCTTCGTAACGGTTTGGTCTAG
- a CDS encoding CHAT domain-containing protein: MRRFVYLACACLACLWVLWGHPESLRAQGQTLSAAEFIVAKEHGWQQEFEGYFENQFSDRKMTAKQIQRTLRRMARRTGSRGTVLHLFTMGDEIKLLVTSLEGAPLLVTTPQVPKEVLFAAMNEFRRQVSDPRNQHVPRHLESSQQLYDWLIAPLEAKLRADRIDTLLFCVGPGLRSLPWAALYDRHNDQFLIEKYHISLIPGFNLINTSYPSLSNARVLGMGASEFTDFSPLPSVPEELATIEDLWGGTFFLNQPFTIENLRQQRQQRSYPIVHLATHAVFRPGDASQSFIQLWGEETVNLKNLPTLNLGRPPVELLVLSACQTALGDQDAELGFAGLALQSGAKSALASLWSVSDAGTLALMQAFYRHLQTAPTKADALQQAQLDLLRGSDFKAPYFWSGFTLIGAPW; the protein is encoded by the coding sequence ATGCGACGCTTTGTTTACCTTGCTTGCGCCTGTCTCGCCTGCCTCTGGGTCCTATGGGGTCACCCTGAGTCCCTCAGAGCGCAAGGGCAGACCCTTTCAGCCGCCGAATTTATTGTTGCCAAAGAACATGGCTGGCAACAAGAGTTTGAGGGCTACTTTGAAAACCAGTTTAGCGATAGAAAAATGACCGCCAAACAAATTCAGCGCACGTTACGCCGTATGGCGCGGCGCACGGGCAGTCGCGGCACCGTGTTGCACCTGTTTACCATGGGGGATGAAATTAAACTACTGGTGACCTCGCTTGAAGGTGCCCCCCTGCTGGTGACCACGCCGCAAGTTCCCAAAGAGGTACTATTTGCCGCGATGAATGAGTTTCGGCGGCAGGTCTCGGATCCGCGCAACCAGCACGTTCCCCGCCACCTTGAAAGTAGTCAGCAACTCTACGATTGGTTAATTGCCCCCCTAGAAGCCAAACTCAGAGCCGATCGCATTGATACCCTACTGTTTTGTGTGGGTCCCGGGTTGCGATCGCTCCCTTGGGCCGCCCTTTACGATCGCCACAACGATCAGTTTTTGATTGAAAAATACCATATCAGTCTTATTCCGGGCTTTAATTTAATTAATACCAGCTACCCCAGCCTGAGCAATGCCCGCGTTTTAGGCATGGGCGCATCGGAGTTTACTGACTTCAGTCCCTTACCCTCGGTGCCCGAAGAACTGGCCACAATTGAAGACCTTTGGGGCGGCACGTTCTTTCTCAATCAACCCTTTACCATTGAGAACCTGCGGCAGCAACGGCAACAGCGGAGCTATCCCATCGTCCACTTGGCCACCCATGCGGTGTTTCGCCCGGGGGATGCCAGTCAGTCCTTTATCCAACTGTGGGGGGAGGAAACCGTTAACCTGAAAAACTTGCCCACCTTAAACTTGGGTCGTCCACCGGTAGAACTCTTGGTGTTGAGCGCCTGCCAAACCGCCCTAGGGGATCAAGATGCGGAGTTGGGGTTTGCGGGGCTAGCCCTACAGTCGGGGGCAAAAAGCGCCCTTGCCAGCCTGTGGTCGGTGAGCGATGCGGGAACACTGGCGTTAATGCAGGCGTTTTATCGCCACTTGCAAACAGCCCCAACCAAAGCGGATGCGCTACAGCAGGCACAGCTAGACCTGTTGCGGGGGAGTGACTTCAAGGCACCCTATTTTTGGTCGGGCTTTACGCTCATTGGCGCACCGTGGTAG
- a CDS encoding fasciclin domain-containing protein, producing the protein MATIVDIAVNTPGFSTLVTAVKVANLVDALQSPGSFTVFAPNDDAFAKLPDGTITSLVQNPPQLARILKYHVLAGAYTAAELKNMGVVTSLEGSTIPIHGDDPLEVKNATVLAADIRADNGIIHVIDTVILMGLDPAHSFQATNVPYR; encoded by the coding sequence ATGGCAACGATTGTTGATATTGCAGTCAACACACCGGGCTTCTCAACCCTTGTGACGGCTGTGAAGGTAGCCAATTTAGTGGATGCCCTGCAATCGCCGGGGTCATTCACCGTATTTGCCCCCAACGACGATGCCTTTGCCAAGCTCCCCGATGGCACCATCACCTCCTTGGTGCAAAATCCCCCCCAGCTTGCCCGTATCCTCAAGTACCATGTTCTTGCGGGGGCTTACACCGCTGCCGAGCTAAAAAACATGGGCGTGGTCACCTCCCTTGAAGGCTCCACCATTCCCATCCATGGGGACGATCCCCTTGAAGTTAAAAACGCAACGGTTCTTGCGGCGGATATTCGAGCAGACAACGGCATTATCCATGTCATTGACACCGTGATCTTAATGGGGCTTGATCCGGCCCATTCCTTCCAAGCCACAAACGTTCCCTACCGTTAA
- a CDS encoding WD40 repeat domain-containing protein produces MTSLALLGQTQLQEYITALAWGDRYLLAASAAGDVYRIDPAVGEQVILQPATGQSLDVLAVRGDRWAAAGEQGRLIIGELVADAECRHVLHYGSVWIDQLAWHPHYPWLAFSLGHYVQVWDAAAAEVITTLDFAESSVLALAWQPTGEALAVAGYRGIQVWSVADWDADPLSLGFMSAAVGVAWSPQGDYLAASNMDHTLFVWRWGDQYPWQMQGFPGKVRNLSWLRPLPGAIAPSLLSSSQEGIILWQLTPDQERWQPKVLELHRGTVRAVSLHPDGDGFVSSGDEGWLCLWQHLQPQQLLEAPEVSTLAWHPRGEYLAAGGCQGDVWVWQPNPQDQSG; encoded by the coding sequence GTGACATCCTTAGCACTGTTGGGTCAAACCCAGCTTCAGGAGTACATTACCGCCTTGGCCTGGGGCGATCGCTACCTTTTGGCGGCCTCTGCCGCTGGCGATGTGTATCGCATTGATCCGGCGGTGGGCGAACAGGTGATCCTGCAACCGGCCACGGGGCAAAGCCTTGATGTACTGGCGGTACGGGGCGATCGCTGGGCCGCAGCGGGTGAACAGGGACGTTTAATCATTGGGGAACTGGTGGCGGACGCAGAGTGTCGGCACGTCCTCCACTACGGGTCGGTGTGGATTGACCAGTTGGCATGGCACCCCCACTATCCGTGGCTGGCCTTTAGCTTGGGGCACTACGTGCAAGTGTGGGATGCCGCCGCTGCTGAAGTCATCACCACCCTTGACTTTGCCGAGTCTTCGGTGTTGGCCCTAGCATGGCAACCCACGGGCGAAGCGCTGGCGGTGGCGGGCTACCGTGGCATTCAGGTGTGGTCCGTGGCCGATTGGGATGCGGATCCCCTCTCCCTAGGCTTTATGTCGGCGGCGGTGGGAGTGGCATGGTCACCCCAAGGCGATTACCTTGCCGCCAGCAACATGGATCACACGCTTTTTGTCTGGCGCTGGGGGGATCAGTACCCATGGCAGATGCAGGGCTTTCCGGGCAAAGTGCGCAACCTGAGTTGGCTGAGACCACTGCCGGGGGCGATCGCGCCGTCCCTGCTGAGTAGTTCCCAAGAGGGGATTATTCTCTGGCAATTAACGCCTGACCAAGAGCGTTGGCAGCCCAAGGTTCTAGAGTTGCACCGAGGCACCGTGCGTGCCGTGAGCCTGCACCCCGATGGCGACGGCTTTGTCTCCAGTGGCGATGAGGGGTGGCTCTGTCTGTGGCAGCACCTGCAACCCCAACAACTGCTAGAGGCCCCAGAGGTGAGTACCCTCGCATGGCACCCGCGGGGAGAGTACCTAGCGGCGGGGGGATGCCAAGGGGACGTGTGGGTGTGGCAACCCAACCCGCAGGATCAGAGCGGCTAA
- a CDS encoding FHA domain-containing protein: protein MASHSNDATELALDEAWPILEIATPTSVQEISLNRPLIRAGRSPHNDIVIAYPTISRHHFEIKKTDTGYTIHDLGSKLGLLFGDRPINEKELQDGDTFFIGSNVKLVFRQSPVQFLQKTISFQGKTVLRIGRGDDNDIQIDHPQISRHHAKIERQGTAIVITDLGSCNGVFCNGKRLTKPHALRVGDKVRIGPYLLQINIDETITVDNETGSIRIDAFGLEKVVRGYKKLLHDISLSILPREFVVIAGVSGCGKSTLLKALTGFNPASSGTVLVNGNDLYRNFDAYRAQFAYVPQEDIVHKDLTVEEALNFDAQLRMPADVTPRERQQRVAEVMAILGLTHRRDVPIKNLSGGQLKRVSIGVELLTKPSLFFLDEATSGLDPGTEAEVMCLLRRLANDGCTVVLITHVTENIKMCDLVVFLAAGGHIAYFGPPDQAAAYFGVQSFNDIYPLIERERSPEEWQQLYLKSPQYKTYVLDRHKDVMCHLDSASTPQRRLERSRGRLKTQPTLVSAFRQYFTLLQREGAILRRDRVSFILNFSIPFIIGFLDLIVWDRHLFDIRDGDAASAITMLFATALVAVMVGNLTTMREIAKERDIYRRERLVGLKISAYIGSKMTVALLLALYQASAFLLFKNIAIDFPGDSLTQLQLWLTMFLASFGGMVMGLLVSALSPNTAIAPLLLILFIIPQVTFGGGIIAPSQMNPIGQVMNVLTLTKWPFEAFVTISGLGKDVARDPCWTQPAERHGPAICRCTGVQIFKSCYFPGIRGYYTPALEATEPQKPAEPALPQTPAQLATFSEDMANYKDELDIWQEQYSDWLMAREKAVGQAEGIIDRLYRIYGEFFAVNVQRHWLFTGLFIGVMLAMIIGVQLYYDTLH, encoded by the coding sequence ATGGCATCCCACAGCAATGACGCAACCGAATTAGCCCTTGATGAAGCGTGGCCAATTTTAGAGATTGCCACCCCCACATCAGTGCAGGAAATATCCTTAAACCGGCCCCTGATACGGGCAGGGCGATCGCCCCACAACGATATTGTCATCGCCTATCCAACCATTTCGCGGCATCATTTTGAAATTAAGAAAACCGATACGGGTTACACCATTCATGATCTGGGTAGTAAATTAGGGCTACTCTTTGGCGATCGCCCAATTAATGAGAAGGAATTGCAGGATGGCGATACCTTTTTTATTGGCTCCAATGTAAAGCTCGTGTTTCGCCAAAGCCCAGTCCAGTTTCTGCAAAAAACCATTAGCTTTCAGGGTAAAACCGTCCTGCGCATTGGCCGCGGCGACGATAACGATATTCAAATTGATCACCCCCAAATTTCGCGGCACCATGCCAAAATCGAACGCCAAGGCACCGCCATTGTCATTACCGATCTCGGGTCTTGTAATGGCGTGTTTTGCAATGGCAAGCGGCTCACCAAGCCCCACGCCCTGCGGGTTGGCGACAAAGTGCGGATTGGCCCCTATCTGCTGCAAATCAACATTGACGAAACCATTACCGTCGATAACGAAACCGGTAGCATCCGTATCGATGCCTTTGGCCTAGAAAAAGTGGTCAGGGGGTATAAAAAGCTACTCCACGATATTTCCCTGTCGATTTTGCCCCGCGAATTTGTGGTAATTGCCGGGGTCAGCGGCTGCGGCAAGTCCACCCTCCTCAAAGCACTAACCGGTTTTAACCCCGCCTCCAGTGGCACGGTGCTGGTGAACGGTAACGATCTGTACCGCAATTTTGATGCCTATCGTGCCCAGTTTGCCTACGTACCCCAAGAAGACATTGTCCACAAAGACCTCACCGTAGAAGAGGCGCTGAATTTTGACGCTCAGTTACGGATGCCAGCGGATGTCACCCCGCGGGAGCGGCAACAGCGGGTTGCCGAAGTCATGGCCATTTTAGGCTTGACTCATCGCCGCGATGTGCCCATCAAAAATCTGAGTGGCGGCCAGCTCAAGCGGGTTTCGATTGGCGTGGAGTTACTCACCAAGCCCAGTCTCTTCTTCCTTGATGAAGCCACCTCCGGCTTGGACCCGGGCACCGAAGCAGAGGTCATGTGCCTACTGCGACGGCTCGCCAATGATGGCTGCACGGTTGTGTTAATTACCCACGTCACTGAAAACATTAAGATGTGTGACTTGGTGGTGTTTTTGGCCGCCGGGGGGCACATCGCTTATTTTGGGCCGCCGGATCAAGCGGCAGCCTACTTTGGGGTGCAGTCCTTCAATGATATTTACCCCCTGATCGAGCGGGAGCGCAGCCCAGAGGAATGGCAGCAACTGTACCTGAAATCCCCCCAGTACAAAACCTATGTGCTGGATCGCCACAAAGATGTCATGTGCCACCTAGATAGCGCCTCAACCCCACAGCGACGTTTAGAGCGCAGTCGTGGCCGCCTGAAGACTCAACCAACCTTGGTATCGGCGTTCCGGCAATACTTCACGCTGCTACAGCGGGAGGGGGCTATCCTCAGGCGGGATCGGGTGAGCTTCATCCTGAATTTCTCGATCCCCTTTATCATTGGTTTTTTAGATCTGATTGTTTGGGATCGCCATCTGTTTGATATTCGCGACGGTGACGCGGCCTCTGCCATTACGATGCTGTTTGCAACGGCCTTGGTGGCGGTGATGGTGGGGAACTTAACCACCATGCGCGAAATTGCCAAGGAGCGGGACATTTATCGGCGGGAGCGGCTGGTGGGCTTAAAAATTAGCGCCTACATCGGTTCGAAGATGACGGTGGCGCTGCTGCTGGCCCTCTACCAAGCGTCGGCCTTTCTGCTGTTCAAAAATATTGCCATTGATTTCCCGGGCGATAGCCTGACCCAACTGCAACTGTGGCTGACGATGTTTTTGGCTTCCTTTGGCGGCATGGTGATGGGGCTGCTGGTGTCGGCCCTCTCCCCCAATACGGCGATCGCCCCCCTCTTGCTGATTCTGTTTATCATTCCTCAGGTAACCTTTGGCGGTGGCATTATTGCGCCCTCCCAAATGAACCCCATTGGTCAAGTGATGAATGTCCTCACCCTAACCAAGTGGCCCTTTGAAGCGTTTGTGACTATTAGCGGCCTTGGCAAAGATGTGGCGCGGGATCCCTGCTGGACGCAGCCCGCGGAGCGTCATGGCCCGGCCATCTGCCGCTGTACCGGCGTGCAGATCTTTAAGTCCTGCTACTTTCCGGGGATTCGGGGGTACTATACCCCTGCCCTAGAGGCGACAGAACCCCAAAAACCCGCAGAGCCAGCCCTGCCCCAAACGCCCGCCCAGTTAGCCACCTTTAGCGAAGATATGGCCAACTACAAAGATGAACTGGATATTTGGCAGGAGCAATATTCTGACTGGCTGATGGCGCGGGAGAAGGCGGTTGGCCAAGCGGAGGGAATTATTGATCGTCTCTACCGCATCTACGGCGAGTTCTTTGCCGTGAATGTCCAGCGCCACTGGCTGTTTACTGGCCTATTTATTGGGGTGATGCTTGCCATGATTATCGGGGTGCAACTCTACTATGACACCCTGCACTAG
- a CDS encoding NnrU family protein, translating into MDAHTWQTPSQWIMLGLLLLFAIAHSGLAALRPWAEQRIGARLYRIFFALVSLPLATGLIIYFLAHRYDGVQLWQLQGVPGLGAVVWGLSALSFLFLYPATFNLLEIAAIQKPEVHLYETGIIRITRHPQLWGQVIWCLAHTLWLGTSFTLITSLGLVAHHCFGVWHGDRRWEQRHGDAFRAVRARTSIIPFRAIWQGKQPLVWQEFLRPAYIGVAIFVALVWWLHPYFYGIRAATLPF; encoded by the coding sequence ATGGATGCCCATACGTGGCAGACCCCTTCCCAGTGGATCATGCTGGGGTTGCTATTGCTGTTTGCGATCGCCCACAGTGGCCTCGCGGCTTTGCGACCTTGGGCGGAGCAACGAATTGGGGCACGGCTCTACCGGATTTTTTTTGCCTTGGTTAGCCTGCCCTTGGCCACGGGGCTGATTATTTATTTTTTGGCGCATCGCTACGACGGCGTGCAACTGTGGCAACTGCAAGGGGTGCCGGGGCTAGGTGCAGTGGTCTGGGGGTTGTCGGCGCTATCGTTTCTTTTTTTGTATCCTGCCACCTTTAACCTGCTCGAAATTGCCGCCATCCAAAAACCCGAAGTGCATCTCTACGAAACCGGCATTATCCGCATTACCCGCCATCCGCAACTGTGGGGGCAGGTCATCTGGTGTCTGGCCCATACCCTTTGGCTGGGAACCTCCTTTACCCTGATTACCTCCTTGGGGTTGGTTGCGCACCACTGTTTTGGCGTTTGGCATGGCGATCGCCGCTGGGAGCAGCGCCATGGGGATGCCTTTCGTGCCGTCAGAGCACGCACCTCCATTATTCCCTTCCGAGCCATTTGGCAGGGCAAGCAGCCGTTGGTATGGCAGGAGTTTTTGCGCCCCGCCTACATTGGCGTTGCTATTTTTGTGGCCTTAGTGTGGTGGTTGCATCCCTATTTTTACGGCATTCGTGCCGCAACACTGCCCTTTTGA
- a CDS encoding carbon-nitrogen hydrolase family protein — protein MKPYLAAAVQMTSQPSLEANLAQAEELIELAVQRGAELVGLPENFSFLGDDAEKVAQAATIAERSEAFLKRMAQRFQIMLLGGGFPVPAENGKVYNTALLVGRNGEELSRYQKVHLFDVDLPDGNIYHESKTVVAGRQLPAVYPSKELGNIGLSVCYDVRFPELYRALSQAGANILFVPAAFTAFTGKDHWQVLLQARAIENTCYVIAPAQTGIHYARRQTHGHALIVDPWGTILADAGDRPGVAIAAIEPSRLEQVRQQMPCLQHRVFF, from the coding sequence ATGAAGCCCTATCTTGCCGCCGCCGTTCAAATGACCAGCCAGCCCAGTCTGGAGGCTAATCTCGCCCAAGCGGAAGAACTCATTGAACTGGCGGTACAGCGCGGTGCAGAACTCGTTGGTTTACCAGAAAATTTCTCGTTTCTTGGCGATGATGCCGAAAAAGTTGCCCAAGCAGCCACCATTGCCGAGCGCAGTGAGGCATTTCTGAAGCGGATGGCGCAACGCTTTCAGATTATGCTGTTGGGCGGTGGCTTCCCAGTGCCAGCCGAGAATGGCAAGGTCTATAACACGGCGCTGCTGGTGGGACGCAATGGCGAGGAGTTGAGCCGCTACCAAAAAGTACACCTTTTTGATGTGGATTTACCGGATGGCAATATCTACCACGAGTCGAAGACTGTAGTTGCCGGACGGCAGTTGCCTGCGGTCTATCCCAGCAAAGAACTGGGCAACATTGGCCTGTCGGTGTGCTACGATGTCCGCTTTCCAGAACTGTACCGGGCATTATCCCAGGCAGGCGCAAACATTCTTTTTGTGCCCGCTGCCTTTACGGCCTTTACGGGCAAGGATCATTGGCAGGTGCTGCTACAGGCGCGCGCTATTGAGAACACCTGCTATGTGATTGCCCCTGCCCAAACGGGTATTCACTACGCACGGCGACAAACCCATGGCCATGCCCTGATTGTGGATCCGTGGGGGACAATTTTGGCGGATGCGGGCGATCGCCCCGGGGTGGCCATTGCCGCCATTGAACCTAGCCGCCTCGAGCAGGTGCGGCAACAGATGCCCTGCCTACAGCATCGTGTTTTTTTCTAG
- a CDS encoding DUF4330 domain-containing protein: MKFIDRYGRLFGKLSLLDIGAGVVLLCVLVGLFVLPGRSGTSLAQITTAQPIEVDILVLGLSTPTPQELIPNGSTANFIIRNQPYGQITVKNVQVLPRTVTVSQPDGSVKALPDPRPEMAFSSNLLVTLEGKGQVTSNGPVLGNSAVKVGTPVELEGKAYNFRASVIAVRTP; this comes from the coding sequence ATGAAGTTTATTGATCGCTATGGTCGCCTCTTTGGCAAACTCAGTCTGTTAGATATTGGCGCTGGCGTTGTACTGCTGTGCGTTCTTGTGGGGTTGTTCGTCTTACCGGGGCGATCGGGTACGTCCCTAGCCCAAATCACCACCGCTCAGCCCATAGAAGTTGATATCCTTGTCCTTGGCCTGAGCACACCCACCCCCCAAGAGTTAATCCCCAACGGCAGTACGGCCAACTTTATTATTCGCAACCAGCCCTACGGTCAAATTACGGTCAAAAACGTACAGGTTCTCCCCCGTACCGTCACGGTGTCACAGCCCGATGGCTCCGTCAAAGCCCTGCCAGATCCGCGCCCTGAAATGGCCTTTAGCAGCAACCTCTTGGTGACCCTCGAAGGCAAAGGCCAAGTCACCAGCAATGGGCCGGTCTTGGGCAACAGTGCCGTGAAAGTAGGCACCCCTGTTGAGCTAGAGGGCAAAGCCTATAACTTCCGCGCCTCCGTAATTGCCGTTAGGACCCCTTAG
- a CDS encoding RidA family protein — protein MTKVIIYTPDAPVPVGPYSQAVQVGEWVFLAGQIALDPQTGEIVGGDDVVAQTHQVMQNLRAVLQAAGSDWSQVVKTTVYLADLNDFAAMNGVYSEYVDPDTAPARACVEVSRLPKGVKVEIDCVAVVAKGS, from the coding sequence ATGACGAAAGTAATTATTTATACACCTGATGCCCCGGTGCCGGTCGGCCCCTACAGTCAAGCGGTGCAGGTGGGGGAGTGGGTCTTCTTGGCGGGGCAAATTGCCCTTGATCCGCAGACGGGGGAGATTGTGGGCGGCGACGATGTGGTGGCTCAAACCCACCAGGTGATGCAGAACCTGAGGGCAGTGCTCCAAGCTGCCGGGAGTGACTGGTCGCAGGTGGTCAAAACAACGGTCTATTTAGCGGATCTTAATGATTTTGCTGCGATGAACGGGGTCTATAGTGAGTACGTTGACCCGGATACGGCGCCTGCCCGCGCTTGTGTCGAGGTGTCGCGCCTGCCCAAGGGGGTCAAAGTGGAAATTGACTGTGTGGCGGTGGTGGCTAAGGGGTCCTAA
- a CDS encoding YbaB/EbfC family nucleoid-associated protein — MAQGQGFGFGLGKMKELAAAIQKAQQVQEGAKKLQEDLEQMDIEGQAAGGAVKVVMSGTQEPRRVEISPELLSEGADVLSDLITAAMKDAYQKSTATMRERMEELTGGLNVSGLG, encoded by the coding sequence ATGGCACAGGGACAAGGATTTGGCTTCGGCTTGGGCAAAATGAAGGAGCTGGCCGCAGCTATCCAAAAAGCTCAGCAGGTGCAGGAGGGCGCTAAAAAACTGCAAGAAGACCTTGAGCAAATGGATATTGAAGGCCAAGCGGCCGGGGGAGCCGTCAAAGTGGTGATGAGCGGCACCCAAGAACCCCGCCGCGTTGAAATTAGCCCGGAACTGTTGAGTGAGGGGGCGGATGTTCTCTCGGATCTGATCACGGCGGCGATGAAGGATGCCTATCAGAAATCGACCGCCACGATGCGGGAACGCATGGAAGAATTGACCGGTGGCTTGAATGTGTCTGGTTTAGGTTAG
- a CDS encoding phospholipase D-like domain-containing protein — protein MTLLATLAKVLRRRWRYLALFAIGVLIVAVVLTQFRSHPFITTPLKPLPQHPLIRVYMNHSQAHRYDEPYRPSSREGEDLEAMMIAAVEAARSRIDVAVQEFRLPQLAKALAAKHQAGVPVRVIMENTYTAPWATYGAAMVNRLDPRMRERYNDWKALVDTNGDGHLSPQELAERDVLTIFAKAQVPWLDDTADGSKGSLLMHHKFIVIDGQQVVATTANFTLSDIHGDIGRPETRGNANSLLVIDSPAVAQLFEEEFKLMWGDGPGGQLDSRFGVQKPFRPTRQVMVGDAAVAVRFSPTSRSHPWSESTNGLIGQWLARARQQIDLALFVFSDQELANVLEERHERGVQIRALIDEGFIYRDFSEALDMLGVAMANTAQARRGQCYYEAGNRPWQNPLTTVGTPLLPEGDKLHHKYGLIDQQTVIVGSHNWSEAANRGNDEFLLVIQHPTVAAHYKREFERLYANSRLGLPPHVRDRIARQLAECGGVIETRPARTTTDSGAPKVNLNTATAAELQTLPGVGPKLAAEILKARQQKPFTSWAEVDAVPGIGPKLLQRLQEQATL, from the coding sequence ATGACTCTGTTAGCGACGTTGGCGAAGGTTCTGCGCCGCCGGTGGCGTTATCTGGCCTTGTTTGCGATCGGTGTGCTGATTGTGGCGGTTGTGCTGACGCAGTTCCGCTCGCATCCGTTTATCACTACTCCTCTAAAGCCGCTCCCCCAACACCCCCTGATTCGGGTGTATATGAACCACTCTCAAGCCCACCGCTACGACGAACCCTATCGTCCCTCCAGTCGTGAGGGTGAAGACCTTGAAGCCATGATGATTGCCGCCGTAGAAGCGGCTCGCAGTCGCATTGATGTGGCCGTCCAAGAGTTTCGACTGCCACAGTTGGCCAAGGCGTTGGCAGCCAAGCACCAAGCGGGGGTACCGGTGCGCGTGATTATGGAAAATACCTACACCGCACCCTGGGCCACCTATGGGGCCGCCATGGTAAACAGGCTGGATCCGCGGATGCGGGAGCGCTACAACGATTGGAAGGCGCTAGTGGATACCAATGGCGATGGTCACCTCAGTCCACAGGAATTGGCGGAGCGCGATGTTTTAACCATTTTTGCCAAGGCGCAGGTGCCCTGGCTGGATGACACCGCCGATGGTTCCAAGGGCAGTCTGCTGATGCACCACAAATTTATCGTCATTGATGGTCAGCAGGTGGTGGCAACGACGGCCAACTTTACCCTCAGTGACATTCACGGCGATATTGGCCGACCCGAGACCCGTGGCAATGCCAATTCGCTGTTAGTGATTGACAGCCCGGCGGTCGCGCAACTGTTTGAGGAAGAATTTAAACTCATGTGGGGGGATGGTCCGGGTGGCCAGTTGGATAGTCGCTTTGGCGTGCAAAAGCCCTTCCGGCCAACGCGGCAGGTCATGGTGGGGGATGCGGCAGTGGCGGTACGCTTTTCGCCAACCTCGCGATCGCACCCGTGGTCGGAATCTACAAACGGTTTGATTGGCCAGTGGCTAGCACGGGCACGGCAACAGATTGATCTGGCCTTGTTTGTCTTTTCGGATCAGGAACTCGCCAATGTTCTAGAGGAACGGCACGAGCGGGGTGTTCAGATCCGCGCTCTCATTGATGAGGGGTTTATCTACCGTGACTTTAGCGAGGCCCTCGATATGTTGGGGGTGGCCATGGCCAACACGGCGCAGGCGCGGCGCGGCCAGTGCTACTACGAAGCGGGGAACCGACCGTGGCAGAACCCCCTCACGACAGTAGGAACCCCCCTTCTCCCTGAGGGGGATAAGCTGCACCACAAGTATGGACTCATTGATCAGCAAACCGTGATTGTTGGCTCCCATAACTGGTCTGAGGCGGCCAATCGCGGCAACGACGAATTTTTACTGGTGATTCAGCACCCGACGGTGGCGGCTCACTACAAGCGGGAATTTGAGCGCCTCTACGCCAATAGTCGCTTGGGGTTGCCCCCTCACGTGCGCGATCGCATTGCGCGGCAGTTGGCCGAGTGCGGTGGTGTGATTGAAACTCGCCCCGCCCGTACCACCACTGACAGCGGTGCCCCTAAAGTGAATTTGAATACCGCTACCGCAGCGGAGTTGCAAACCCTACCTGGGGTGGGGCCTAAACTGGCCGCAGAGATCCTCAAAGCACGGCAGCAAAAACCCTTTACGTCTTGGGCAGAGGTGGATGCCGTGCCGGGGATTGGCCCGAAACTTTTGCAGCGACTCCAAGAGCAAGCCACCTTGTAG